Below is a genomic region from Eupeodes corollae chromosome 1, idEupCoro1.1, whole genome shotgun sequence.
ACCGTTGGTCACTATTTTTAATCCATCTAAGAAGCTACCACATATGACGATACAACGTCTTCAAAGATGGGCACTCATTCTTATGGGATACACGTATACCATACGTTATCGTCCTACAAAACAACACGGTAATGCCGACTGCCTATCTCGTTTACCAACTGGACCAGACGACACATTTGATAGGTCCGAGGATTCTTGTCACTATGTGGATGAAATAAGCTCTATGACGATTGAAGATTTTCCTATTGACTCACACACAATAGCAAAAACGACCCAGAACGACCCAGTTCTGACAAAGGTCATTCAATGCATCCAATAGGGATGGCCAAACGAAAAGCTTGaatcaaatatttctttattaccTTATTTTCGTAGAAGActttcttttgaattatttaataatgttctTCTCTTCCACAGTGGAAGTCCTAGAGTAGTTATACCCAAACAGCTACAACCGAAGGTTTTGTCGATTCTCCATCAAGGACACTGGGGACTCATCCGAATGAAGCAGATATCTCGACGTTATTGCTGGTGGCCCAGCATTGATGACGACATCACCAAAACCGTTTCCAGGTGCGTTGCATGTCAAAATAATGCAAGTAATTCCTCCCGAGAGTACACCAGCTGGCCGACAACTGAAGAAGTGTGGGAACGAATACACATCGATTTCGCTGGACCTTTTCAGAAGCAGATGTGGTTAATTGTAGTCGACTCTAAATCAAAGTTCCCATTCGTCGTCCGAATGGCATCAACCACGTCGGAAGCAACAATTCAAGCGTTGCGATCAATTTTCGCTTTAGAAGGACTTCCCAAAACTCTGGTGTCTGATAATGGCACCCAGTTCACTTCGAATGAGTTCCAGCTTTTCTGTCGAAATAACTCAATTAAGCACGTAACTTCAGCGCCATTTAACCCAGAATCCAATGGAGCTGCTGAGAGGATGGTGCGAACATTTAAGACAGCTCTTAGAAAAATTTTATTGGATACAACTCGGTGGGACGAAGCTCTCCTTGTTTTTCTCTCTACGTATCGTTCTACACCAGATGATTCTGGAATTTCACCGGCAGAAAAACTCCATGGAAGACAACATCGCACTATACTCTCTGCAATGGTCCCAGAAGCAAGCAAAGCAAACACGAAATTCAAAACGAAATTTAGTATTGGTCAACCGGTTTTCGTACGACAATATCAACGAAAAGAGAAATGGATTGCTGCAGTTGTAGACAAGACCTTAGGAAGAAGAATGTACTGTGTAAGAGCTAGCACAGGTTCACTCCGACGCCACCAGAATCAAATGAAGTTGCGGTCTCCAACtgaaaataaagatgataatattttttcaccaagtcttatttcaataaacaaaaacacagatGTTGGTCAGGCAGCATCAAACGATGATAAACCAGACTCAAATGACGTTGGCGATATGATGCATTCCAGTTCACTTCAAGCCAACGCCAATCTTGAGCAATCTCAAACAATTTCGAATCCAAGTCCAAGAATACATCCTAGAAACAATCTAGAAAATCAACAAGCTTAAGGTACTCCACCGCAGCTTAGACGATCTGAGCGGCCTCGCAAACAGGTTgcattttatccaaattaagTGAGGGGGAAGCTGATATAATCTGGCAACATTATTATTGCTATTTTTCGGAATCTCAAGTTtaagttctaaatttaaaattcatgaagtttgaaaaactaactagttggctcggtcaaaatgtacgttcaaagaattaagttgactgcaaatgaagtcccttatgttggctgAACCTGCCCACTGGCGGATAGTATCCTCACTATTATTTTGAATGGGAGTTCCTTCactctggcaaaaccactgcctaACCTTCTCTCCAGCCAGTCCCTGATCCACTTACCATTCTAACTATTGTCCAATTGTACTAACGCCTCTTCTttcaaaggtcatggaaacgctgatcaattttcaacttaagaaatatcttaaaaagctaaagcttcttaatgaacggcagtatggcttttttaataataagtccactggtgacctcatggtttatctcaccgaacggTGGATGAAGTGTGGTATCAAGCTTTTCTATCGAAGAGGCGAGCaattggtattgatgaatctcttttttgttgggttagaaattcaAGTATTATTGAACAAGATCAACTcttatatccacaaaataaacgctagtTTTACAAGGGGCTCTATTTattctccgacactcttccttacttttataaatgatctttgtctgaaacttctaacccacttaattgattcgctgatgacagtaccctcagcttttcatattcgttttacgattttcatccttgttcttcggatgcgGGTTACTAACAGCAGCatttgataagttcattaaattctgatcttggcaGCATTGCCCAACGcagaaataaaaaccattaaCAATTTAATGGTTCGAAAAGGTTCCCAATGCCTCTATCCGTGGGTGGCACAtacatcgaggagactgaacactTAAGAACAagaaagcggtaggacttgatggaattcccgcagcgcttttacaagcagcgccaacgttaTCAATCCAACTGCTTCATctgctcataaaagaagccttgaCTACCaaaagcttccccgatgagtggaagaagagaATTATCTTCAAGCtttcaaaaaaaggagatctaacaaagtgcgaaaattgcgaaaaatgccaaaatagtagcaaaagttatactaGAACgcaacaccttgaggccacactcgatgccgaacaagcaggattccgtgctggatcctcctgtattgatcatatcaacaccctgcggatcattattgaacagtgcgttgaatatcgatcaccagtACACCTGCTGtccatcgacttcgagaaggcctttgatagcgttaacagggagtatatctggttagctttacggAGAAGAGGCATCTCAGAAAAACTAatagctattattaaagcaacatatgatggatccaagtgtcacgttctgcacgatgatAGTAGGTTGTGAGATGATTTTCAAATccaaattaatattgtttttgttagtgataagcgatgtactgtgAGGAACTTTGTGAGGAAGCGAAGGAattcaatggactttgacatcctatttaaagtacttggattacgcggacgatgttgtttgcttactctctcataggatcatggatctccatcaaatgacaacaagtgtggagagaagAGCAGATGAAAATAATGCGATCAGCCTTGGAACCCgacatcctctcaaataaatatttcctcgcaaccggtggaaaaagtggagagctttcaataccgtGGAAGTATCGTCGCCATCGAAGGTGGAagcgaacaagacgtcatctgccgcatcggcaaagcaaaagcggtgttcggtatgttgtcgaaaatttggaggaataactctatcagcttaagaacaaagctaagactgtttcgcacaaatgtcgaatctgtgcttctttatgtgTGCAgtattacaagaaagctgcaaaccttcgtgaatagatgtcttagtaacatcctaaggattttctggccaaaaagtatatcaaatgaggtccttcatagaaggacaggccaggaacctatgGATTCTATAATAATACGAAGGTGTAAGTGGCAAtgaattggacatacgcttcaaaTAGATAACGAcagcattgcaggccaagcaatgcagtggaattcgctcacacaagaaggaatcAGCTTAACGAGGCAAAGGTTGGAGGGACCTGAAACACAtttccggaaaccgtacacgatggcgtaaggggttcccaacggtcAACTTAGGTCTGAGGACCTATGTAAGTAAGTTATTTCATTGAATTAACTTAAAGATTGggactttaaattttgaaattacaaaTCATTTGACGTTAAAAAGACTGCAATCATTAATTTTGTCTCCAATCATTTGACTGCAATCAAtgactgcgttcaatctcagacagatagggtatccgaatacctttttgttagtgttttacgtgtaaaataacagctgataaaAAACAGTTGGGATGTGATATAATCTGGCAACATTATTATTGCTATTTTTCGGAATCTCAAGTTTGGCAAACCTGACTTGTCATCTTGTCATCTCAACATTCGCTGTCAGAAAATACCATCGATGATTCCCGCCTTTTTGGCACTCATACATCATATTCCCGCCTGAATAGTTAGCCACTTATAATCTCTTCTTAGATTTTAATTAGTTAAGAAACAAAGTTTTATATATGAATTAacattcatttgttttattgCGTCAACATAAAACACTTCATCTTGGCGACGAGGTACATATATTTCACGGAACCCATGAATTTAAAGCTTGTAGAAAAATTACTAGCACAGCAGAAGCAATGGATGGAAAGTGTGTTACAATCCAATGCAGACCGCATGGAGAAGATATTTCAGAATTCATCGTCCTCTATGCCTGCCACACCCAACTCCATTCCACAGTTTCGTGctttttcttctgaaaaagaGACTTGGGAAAACTATATGTTCCAACTCCAGCAACACTACAAAGCTAACGCAGTAGAAGACGACAATCTGAAGAAGGCAAATTTTTTGTCAACCTGTGGAAACTACATCAACGAGGTACTCCAAAAACTGTTCGAGACCACCGATGTGAGTATACAGACATTTAAAGAGTTGACAACTAAATtgacaaaacattttcaaacaaaactgcaTGTACTCGCATCGAGATGTAAATTTCTGCAACAAAAAATGTCCCCAAGTTAAACGTACGCCGAGTGGATTGCTGATTTAAGGTGACTGGCCCGAGACTGCAAGTTCGTCTGCACAAAGGAAGGCTGTGGTACATCATACGCTGACTTCATGATCAGAGATATGATCGTCTACTATACCCCGCATGAATCCGTCCGCATGGCTGCCACCCAAAAGAAAGACCCAACCTTAGGAGAGATTGAAGAGCTGGTAACAGCATTTGAGTCAACCCAAACTGCTGCCgaaattttaaaaggaaatgtTGTCTCAAAAACACCGTCAACGATTGAAGTCAATTAACTCAGCCATAAACGTGAGCAACAATATCTAAGTAAGTCGAATGAACATTTTTTCACTAGAAAGTCTTGCCCTGGATGTTTAGTCCACCACGATCGAGATCAGTGCAAACACATGAATTCAGTTTGTAATAACTTCAATCGGAGAGGGCATATAAGTACAGTTTGTTTATCAtcaaaaaatactgaaacagGTTTTCGTAAGAAGTCGCGGCAACGTTCCAAAAGCCGCAGACGTAGGTCATCGTCGCATTCTTTCGCTAAGAATGATAATCGCTCACACCCCAGCCATCGCTCCTCGCACACGGAGACAAACCATTCAATCAATGAGATAAATGAAGATGGACTGGACCCCGATCAGGTTTCGTCAGCACAGTGGGAGCTAGAGCGAAAAGGTCGTCAAATTTTTGTGTCGCTTCACGTTAATCAGCAACCAATGCTTTTTCAGTTAGACACTGGAGCAACATGTTCACTAGTCGGCCTCAAAGGTTATCAGGCTCTTGGGAATCCCCCCTGCGAACCAACTAGTCGTTCGCTGAAGGCTTACGGAGGAGTAAGCGTACCTATTAAGGGGGTCGTCAATGCATCTGTccaatatgaaaacaaaattcgcAGTCTGTCCTTTTTGGTAACCGACTATCAGCAAGGTGCAAATATTATGGGTTTAGATTGGTTCGAGGCATTTGATTTCTCGATTAATTATTCAACGGGAGAATCGGTGTTACAGGTAGTAAACGGTGATGCATTGGCAACCGCTGCAAAGTCTATCTGTGAAAAATACAAAGCTGTTTTTACTCCAGAACTAGGTGGCAGTAAACTATTTACCGCTCATTTAACATTGAAACCAAACAGTCAACCCAAATATTTCAAACATCGCCCCGTTCCGTTTGGTTTAAAAGAAGCTGTTCGAGCTGAAATAACACGTTTACAAGAGCTAGGCATACTCCGACCGATTGAGACCAGTCAATGGGCAGCACCCATTGACGTCGTGAAGAAAGCTAACGGCAGTTTACGTATCTGTGGAGATTTTCGTATAACCATTAACCCACAGTTAGAGATCGATCGTCATCCTATCCCCAGAATTCAGGAGCTTTTCCATAAACTACAAGGTGGTCAATATTTTACGAAGGTCGACTTGTCCGACGCCTATCTCCAAGTCCCTTTAGACGATGAGTCAAAGAAACTTAGCGTTATAAGTACTCAATTTGGTCTTTTTGAATACCAACGTTTACCTTTTGGAACATCAAGTTCCACtggaatttttcaaatgtatatTGAACAATTAACTTCCGACATAGATTTTTGCACGTCATATTTAGATGACATCATCGTTTCTGGACGAACAGACGATGAGCATCTACATAACCTTCAGATTTTACTGGAGCGTTTAGAACGACATGGACTGAGATGTCGgcttgaaaaatgtcaatttgcaAAGAGTGAAATCAACTACTTGGGCCATATTATCGATGCCGCAGGAATACGCCCATCGGAGGCACGGGTTGCAGCAATTCGGGACTTGCCGGAACCAAGGAACTTAAAGGACTTGGAGGCGTTTATCGGCAAACTGAATTATTATAATCAGTTCATCAAGAACTTCGCCCAAGTAGCTGCCCCTCTTAACAAACTACGTTCGttagatcagccttttgtttggGGGGAAGATCAGCGAAGAGCTTTTAATCAGTTCAAAAACGACATTTTGAACGTTACTAGGTTGGTACATTTTCGTGATGATTTTCCAATCACATTAGCCACAGACGCATCCTCACACGGAATCGGTGCCGTGATCTCTCATGTGTATCCAGACAAGACGGAAAGACCGATTGCTTTCGCATCAAAAACGCTTGATGACTCTCAGAAAAAATACAGCCAGATTGAGAAAGAGGCTCTTTCCATCATTTACGGAGTGAAAAAATTCCATCAGTACCTTTATGGAcgtcaatttgaattggttacaGACCATCAACCGTTGGTCACTATTTTTAATCCATCTAAGAAGCTACCACATATGACGATACAACGTCTTCAAAGATGGGCACTCATTCTTATGGGATACACGTATACCATACGTTATCGTCCTACAAAACAACACGGTAATGCCGACTGCCTATCTCGTTTACCAACTGGACCAGACGACACATTTGATAGGTCCGAGGATTCTTGTCACTATGTGGATGAAATAAGCTCTATGACGATTGAAGATTTTCCTATTGACTCACACACAATAGCAAAAACGACCCAGAACGACCCAGTTCTGACAAAGGTCATTCAATGCATCCAATAGGGATGGCCAAACGAAAAGCTTGaatcaaatatttctttattaccTTATTTTCGTAGAAGActttcttttgaattatttaataatgttctTCTCTTCCACAGTGGAAGTCCTAGAGTAGTTATACCCAAACAGCTACAACCGAAGGTTTTGTCGATTCTCCATCAAGGACACTGGGGACTCATCCGAATGAAGCAGATATCTCGACGTTATTGCTGGTGGCCCAGCATTGATGACGACATCACCAAAACCGTTTCCAGGTGCGTTGCATGTCAAAATAATGCAAGTAATTCCTCCCGAGAGTACACCAGCTGGCCGACAACTGAAGAAGTGTGGGAACGAATACACATCGATTTCGCTGGACCTTTTCAGAAGCAGATGTGGTTAATTGTAGTCGACTCTAAATCAAAGTTCCCATTCGTCGTCCGAATGGCATCAACCACGTCGGAAGCAACAATTCAAGCGTTGCGATCAATTTTCGCTTTAGAAGGACTTCCCAAAACTCTGGTGTCTGATAATGGCACCCAGTTCACTTCGAATGAGTTCCAGCTTTTCTGTCGAAATAACTCAATTAAGCACGTAACTTCAGCGCCATTTAACCCAGAATCCAATGGAGCTGCTGAGAGGATGGTGCGAACATTTAAGACAGCTCTTAGAAAAATTTTATTGGATACAACTCGGTGGGACGAAGCTCTCCTTGTTTTTCTCTCTACGTATCGTTCTACACCAGATGATTCTGGAATTTCACCGGCAGAAAAACTCCATGGAAGACAACATCGCACTATACTCTCTGCAATGGTCCCAGAAGCAAGCAAAGCAAACACGAAATTCAAAACGAAATTTAGTATTGGTCAACCGGTTTTCGTACGACAATATCAACGAAAAGAGAAATGGATTGCTGCAGTTGTAGACAAGACCTTAGGAAGAAGAATGT
It encodes:
- the LOC129954045 gene encoding uncharacterized protein K02A2.6-like, whose product is MNLKLVEKLLAQQKQWMESVLQSNADRMEKIFQNSSSSMPATPNSIPQFRAFSSEKETWENYMFQLQQHYKANAVEDDNLKKANFLSTCGNYINEVLQKLFETTDVSFRKKSRQRSKSRRRRSSSHSFAKNDNRSHPSHRSSHTETNHSINEINEDGLDPDQVSSAQWELERKGRQIFVSLHVNQQPMLFQLDTGATCSLVGLKGYQALGNPPCEPTSRSLKAYGGVSVPIKGVVNASVQYENKIRSLSFLVTDYQQGANIMGLDWFEAFDFSINYSTGESVLQVVNGDALATAAKSICEKYKAVFTPELGGSKLFTAHLTLKPNSQPKYFKHRPVPFGLKEAVRAEITRLQELGILRPIETSQWAAPIDVVKKANGSLRICGDFRITINPQLEIDRHPIPRIQELFHKLQGGQYFTKVDLSDAYLQVPLDDESKKLSVISTQFGLFEYQRLPFGTSSSTGIFQMYIEQLTSDIDFCTSYLDDIIVSGRTDDEHLHNLQILLERLERHGLRCRLEKCQFAKSEINYLGHIIDAAGIRPSEARVAAIRDLPEPRNLKDLEAFIGKLNYYNQFIKNFAQVAAPLNKLRSLDQPFVWGEDQRRAFNQFKNDILNVTRLVHFRDDFPITLATDASSHGIGAVISHVYPDKTERPIAFASKTLDDSQKKYSQIEKEALSIIYGVKKFHQYLYGRQFELVTDHQPLVTIFNPSKKLPHMTIQRLQRWALILMGYTYTIRYRPTKQHGNADCLSRLPTGPDDTFDSGSPRVVIPKQLQPKVLSILHQGHWGLIRMKQISRRYCWWPSIDDDITKTVSRCVACQNNASNSSREYTSWPTTEEVWERIHIDFAGPFQKQMWLIVVDSKSKFPFVVRMASTTSEATIQALRSIFALEGLPKTLVSDNGTQFTSNEFQLFCRNNSIKHVTSAPFNPESNGAAERMVRTFKTALRKILLDTTRWDEALLVFLSTYRSTPDDSGISPAEKLHGRQHRTILSAMVPEASKANTKFKTKFSIGQPVFVRQYQRKEKWIAAVVDKTLGRRMYCVRASTDVGQAASNDDKPDSNDVGDMMHSSSLQANANLEQSQTISNPSPRIHPRNNLENQQA